The Halanaerobiales bacterium genomic sequence TTATATATTCTTTCACCAGTTTCCAGCAATGAATCAGATGTATAGTCAAATTTTGTACCTGCATTTACTATTTCTCGATAATCATCAAGACCTAAAGCAAATGAAGTAAAAAGACACATTCCAATTGAATCAATTATAGCTGTTAAGTCCTGGAATATAATTACCCATTCAGGTTTTCCTTCTAATTCTTGAGGATCTAGTTTTTCAGGTACACCTAAAACTTCTGGAGAAATCATGTATCCTCTAACATGACATCCACCTCTATTTGAGGTTACATAATTAAGTCCATGGCCCTGTACTCCTCTTGGATCATAAGCAGGAAGTTCCTGTTTTTTAACACTCATTGAAAGCTCAGGGTGCCCTCTTGATTCTGCTAGGCGATAAGAACCTTCAGCTAATTCATCTCCAATACCTTCACGATAACCCATTTGTTTTGTATAATAAACTATTGATTCGGAAGAACCAAATTTTAATTCAGGGCCATTTTCCAATTCATCCTTATCTATATGACCTTTTTCATATAACTCCATTGCACAGGCAATTGTCGTTCCAGCTGAAATTGTATCCAAACCGAGTTCATTACAAATAAAGTTAGCTTCCGTGATAGCATTTAGATCATTTACTCCACAATCAGCACCATAAGCCCAGCCAGTTTCATATTCAGGCCCTTCACCATGCTGACCATTAGGTAGTTTTACATCACGTCCACAGCGTATTGGACATCCATAACATCCTTTATTTGATTGTAAATAACCTTTTTCAACTAAAGCTTCACCAGAAACTTCTTCTACATCTTCAAAAGTACCATACTGGAAGTTATTAGTTGGATATAATCCATTAGAATTAATTATATTATCCAAAACTTTAGTACCAAGAGATGGCAAACCTTCTCCAGTTACTCCATCTTCTTTTAACATCTTGGTTTGTTTTCTTACAACTTCCATCATTTCTTCTTTATAATACTCAACCTGTTTTTCATCTGCTTTTACAACTATAGCTTTTAGGTTCTTTGAGCCCATGACTGCCCCTACACCTGTACGACCGGCAGCTCTGTGTTTATCATTCATAATTGAAGCAAATTTAACCAAATTTTCTCCAGCAGGCCCA encodes the following:
- a CDS encoding aldehyde ferredoxin oxidoreductase family protein; amino-acid sequence: KIYEYEVLRIDLSNEEIKREKIEGEVVKKYLGGRGLASKILYDEIDPKVDPLSPENKLIFATGLLTGTAASTGGRYMVVTKGPLTGTIASSNSGGFFGAELRFSGNDIIIFEGKAKRPLYLSIKGNEVELKDASEIWGKTVFETTDYLVDVFGNDKAKVSCIGPAGENLVKFASIMNDKHRAAGRTGVGAVMGSKNLKAIVVKADEKQVEYYKEEMMEVVRKQTKMLKEDGVTGEGLPSLGTKVLDNIINSNGLYPTNNFQYGTFEDVEEVSGEALVEKGYLQSNKGCYGCPIRCGRDVKLPNGQHGEGPEYETGWAYGADCGVNDLNAITEANFICNELGLDTISAGTTIACAMELYEKGHIDKDELENGPELKFGSSESIVYYTKQMGYREGIGDELAEGSYRLAESRGHPELSMSVKKQELPAYDPRGVQGHGLNYVTSNRGGCHVRGYMISPEVLGVPEKLDPQELEGKPEWVIIFQDLTAIIDSIGMCLFTSFALGLDDYREIVNAGTKFDYTSDSLLETGERIYNLERQFNLEAGITPDEDKLPERFDEPLPDGPQKGINSKYKELLPKYYKKRGWEEDGYISDKKLEEMGIK